Proteins encoded by one window of Cydia fagiglandana chromosome Z, ilCydFagi1.1, whole genome shotgun sequence:
- the LOC134678179 gene encoding Y+L amino acid transporter 2 — protein MSEERVKMRKQLGLLEGVAIILGIIFGSGIFISPKEVLENTGSVWGALSVWAACGLLATLGALCYAELGTTLAQSGGDYHYINEAYGSLPAFLYLWDANLVFVPSTNAIMALTFANNLLEPIFPNCPIEPLSQKLIAAVTICFLTFINAYDVRFTTRLQNVFMFTKISALFIIIIGGIVWLCQGRVENFEDGWAGTKTSVSDWSVAFYSGIFSYSGWSYLNFMTEELRDPFVNLPRAIYLSLPLVTAIYLLANVAYLAVLGPTGVRATEAIAVDFSIAALGWVRYAMPSLVAIAILGGLTVHIMTSSRMCFAGARNGHMPELLAHINIKCMSPLPSLIFLMMISLIMLIPSNLTSLITYCTIVESFFTTLSCSAVLWLRYKKPDLPRPIKVPTWMPVVFVSLCAVLLVVPVRAEPVAVLAGALMTLAGVPVYYAFVRRRPQWLVPIATKFTHGCQKLFLSAVEDKED, from the exons ATGAGTGAAGAAAGGGTTAAGATGCGGAAACAGCTAGGGCTGTTGGAGGGGGTAGCTATAATCTTGGGCATCATATTTGGGAGTGGAATTTTTATATCCCCTAAGGAGGTTCTGGAAAACACAGGCTCAGTGTGGGGGGCCCTGTCAGTGTGGGCTGCTTGTGGATTGTTGGCTACTCTGGGTGCTTTGTGCTATGCAGAATTAG GTACTACTTTGGCTCAAAGTGGAGGTGATTACCACTACATCAATGAAGCTTATGGATCACTGCCGGCATTTCTTTACCTATGGGATGCTAATTTGGTATTTGT ACCAAGCACAAATGCTATTATGGCATTGACTTTTGCTAACAACTTATTGGAGCCTATATTTCCAAATTGTCCAATTGAGCCATTAAGCCAGAAATTAATTGCAGCAGTAACTATTT gtttCCTTACATTTATAAATGCATATGATGTTCGGTTTACTACTAGACTACAAAATGTCTTCATGTTCACAAAAATATCCGCattgtttattataattattggcGGTATTGTGTGGTTGTGCCAAG GAAGGGTCGAGAATTTTGAAGATGGTTGGGCGGGAACTAAAACCTCAGTTAGTGACTGGTCTGTTGCCTTCTACTCAGGAATATTTTCGTATTCTGGATG GAGTTACTTGAATTTCATGACGGAAGAGCTGAGGGATCCGTTCGTGAACTTACCGCGCGCTATTTACCTGTCTCTACCGCTAGTGACCGCCATTTATTTGCTGGCGAACGTCGCCTATCTGGCCGTGTTGGGACCTACCGGAGTCAGGGCTACTGAAGCTATTGCTGTC GATTTCTCCATAGCCGCTTTGGGCTGGGTGCGGTACGCCATGCCGTCACTCGTCGCGATTGCTATCCTGGGCGGGCTGACGGTGCACATCATGACGTCATCGCGGATGTGCTTCGCGGGCGCCAGGAACGGCCACATGCCCGAACTACTAGCGCACATTAACATCAAATGCATGTCTCCGTTGCCATCGCTAATTTTTTTG ATGATGATTTCATTAATAATGCTAATTCCTAGCAATTTGACGTCGCTGATCACGTACTGCACCATAGTGGAATCCTTTTTCACCACCCTCAGTTGCAGTGCCGTGTTGTGGCTGCGATATAAGAAACCTGACTTGCCCAGGCCTATCaag GTGCCGACATGGATGCCGGTGGTGTTCGTGTCGCTGTGCGCGGTGCTGCTGGTGGTGCCGGTGCGCGCCGAGCCGGTGGCCGTGCTGGCGGGCGCGCTCATGACGCTGGCCGGCGTGCCCGTCTACTACGCCTTCGTGCGCCGGCGCCCCCAGTGGCTTGTCCCGATCGCTA CTAAATTCACACACGGGTGCCAAAAGCTGTTCCTATCCGCTGTAGAAGACAAAGAAGACTGA
- the LOC134679350 gene encoding uncharacterized protein LOC134679350 codes for MWLILYIVFSIGINQGHGENEKKNSSRVVSHAFTVSPDEIVPMLPDEGMQISTVIAGLMPDSFGEMFNFLDGDSFGIGPMHEFVYGWQAIVNTMSMKNNVEVRKRAGMQRFALAGINGITLISHIGVTEIMINGTRTYCFGGVSRPPGRRSVICKGAMYQEGRFTCKVPYLRFPTVTGYKYCIDKYAAVKSMDGTYKKTYCARGDVVPKFHYDYICERREIRIKKINMSDPNERFNIRNPVVRRAEYYRAPYDILKACPDWYGCNLRISPELASAELPPALLQANDTEFIAHGGKYWLALYYTQLSTYAIYFQAHAEYPWQSNRPVVPADKGGIWEQLLKANIGPDMNLHYNLNGIFNRFPNYPAAMDLLKNDGQVQPANFRSPVASTGEEIISSPHVAEGPGGDMSATGNNYFRRDSQGQPPFDQG; via the exons ATGTGGCTTATTCTTTATATAGTGTTTTCCATCGGGATAAATCAG GGTCATGGAGAAAACGAAAAGAAAAACAGCAGCCGAGTGGTGTCTCATGCCTTCACGGTGTCCCCGGACGAGATCGTGCCGATGCTGCCCGACGAGGGCATGCAGATCAGCACCGTCATCGCCGGCCTCATGCCGGACTCCTTCGGGGAGATGTTCAACTTCCTCGACGGAGACAGCTTCGGAATAG GTCCCATGCACGAATTCGTATACGGGTGGCAAGCGATCGTGAACACCATGAGTATGAAGAACAACGTAGAGGTGCGCAAGCGCGCTGGGATGCAGCGGTTCGCGCTGGCCGGCATCAACGGCATCACGCTCATCTCGCACATCGGCGTCACGGAGATCATGATCAACGGGACCAGGACCTACTGCTTCGGCGGCGTGTCGCGACCCCCGGGCCGGCGGAGCGTCATATGCAAG GGTGCGATGTACCAAGAAGGAAGGTTTACGTGTAAAGTTCCGTATCTCCGCTTTCCAACGGTTACGGGCTACAAATATTGTATTGATAAATATGCAGCGGTCAAGTCCATGGACGGAACGTACAAAA AAACCTATTGTGCTCGAGGTGACGTGGTTCCCAAGTTCCATTACGACTATATTTGTGAGCGCCGGGAGATCAGAATAAAGAAAATCAACATGTCGGATCCTAACGAGCGTTTCAATATAAGGAACCCCGTCGTGAGGAGGGCGGAGTACTACAGGGCGCCATACGACATACTTAAGGCCTGCCCCGACTG GTATGGGTGCAATTTACGCATATCTCCAGAATTGGCCAGCGCTGAGCTGCCGCCGGCGCTCCTGCAAGCCAACGATACCGAGTTCATCGCCCACGGTGGTAAATACTGGCTGGCCCTCTATTACACACAG ctttcgACGTACGCAATTTACTTCCAAGCGCATGCCGAGTACCCTTGGCAGTCCAATAGACCAGTAGTGCCGGCCGATAAAG GTGGAATTTGGGAGCAACTTCTCAAAGCTAACATTGGGCCGGATATGAATCTTCATTACAACTTGAACGGAATCTTCAACAGATTCCCGAATTACCCAGCAGCGATGGATTTGCTGAAGAACGATGGACAG GTGCAACCTGCAAACTTCAGGTCGCCGGTAGCCTCGACCGGCGAAGAAATCATATCCAGTCCGCATGTAGCGGAAGGACCAG GTGGAGATATGAGCGCCACAGGGAACAATTATTTTCGACGTGATTCACAAGGTCAGCCACCGTTCGACCAAGGATAA
- the LOC134678335 gene encoding coatomer subunit beta' — translation MPLRLDIKRKLTARSDRVKCVDQHPTEPWLLCSLYNGDVNIWNYETQLQIKRFEVCMDLPVRSAKFVPRKNWVVTGSDDMQIRVFNYNTLERIHSFEAHSDYVRCIAIHPTQPYILTCSDDLLIKLWNWDRNWACQQVFEGHTHYVMQIVINPKDNNTFASASLDTTVKVWQLGSSTSNFTLEGHEKGVNCVDYYHGGDKPYLISGADDRLVKIWDYQNKTCVQTLEGHAQNVSAVSFHPELPILLTGSEDGTVRIWHAGTYRLESSLNYGFERVWTISSMHASNNVAIGYDEGTIMIKVGREEPAISMDVNGGKIIWAKHSEMQQVNLKALPEGTEMRDGERVPVVAKDMGSCEIYPQTIAHNPNGRFVVVCGDGEYIIYTAMALRNKAFGTAQEFVWAFDSSEYATLENSSTIKVFKNFKERKSFKPEYGAEGIFGGYMLGVKSISGMAFSFYDWEHLELIRRIEIQPRHVYWSESGSLVCLATDETYYVLRLNAAVVTRARASNTGITDDGIEDAFEVVGDVNETVKTGLWVGDCFIYTNSLNRLNYYVGGEIVTISHLDHTMYILGYVAKENRLYLNDKELNVVSYSLLLSVLEYQTAVMRGDFETADRVLPTVPHEHRTRVAHFLEKQGFKQQALAVSTEPEHQFELALALGELGRARALAEEAAAAEGAPSRTAAARWARLGAAAAAHADQELTKTCYQKAQDYSALLLFAASTADEALLEEVATLSAASGDDNIAFAANFTLNRLDACLQLLITRRRLPEAAFFARSYIPSKMVEVVKLWRESVGATNKRSGQSLADPENYENLFPEFAESLELERFQNEFGFEDSSQLAKYPSNWKQCNIDRDLASEKAAAEQAGRWKRPERAAAPPPDDDKLAKAAQGPSTDSIATKPTDSTSNHKDPLDIMDEIDKEIDGIALEDDEALELSSDESSFLRFDSSD, via the exons atg cCGTTGAGACTGGATATCAAAAGGAAGTTGACGGCGAGGTCGGACCGCGTCAAGTGCGTGGACCAGCACCCCACGGAGCCCTGGCTGCTCTGCTCGCTCTACAACGGTGACGTGAACATATGGAACTATGAGACTCAGCTGCAGATCAAGAGATTCGAG GTATGCATGGACTTACCTGTGCGGTCGGCCAAATTTGTACCCAGAAAAAATTGGGTAGTCACAGGTTCCGATGATATGCAGATAAGGGTCTTCAACTACAACACCCTGGAGAGAATACACTCTTTTGAAGCCCATTCAGATTATGTTCGATGTATTGCTATTCACCCCACACAACCTTACATTTTGACTTGCAGTG atgatttattgataaaattatgGAATTGGGACCGAAACTGGGCTTGCCAACAGGTATTTGAAGGGCACACTCACTATGTCATGCAAATTGTCATCAACCCCAAAGACAATAACACTTTTGCAAGTGCCAGTCTCGATACTACTGTGAAG GTATGGCAGCTGGGCTCTTCCACATCAAACTTCACATTAGAAGGGCACGAGAAAGGGGTGAACTGTGTTGACTATTACCATGGAGGGGACAAACCCTACCTCATCAGTGGGGCAGACGACCGACTCGTCAAAATTTGGGATTACCAGAACAAAACATGTGTGCAGACCCTGGAAG GTCACGCGCAAAATGTCTCTGCTGTTTCATTCCACCCGGAACTGCCGATCTTGCTTACGGGTTCCGAGGACGGCACGGTCCGGATATGGCACGCCGGAACTTACAGGCTCGAATCTTCGCTTAATTATGGTTTTGAAAGAGTTTGGACCATTTCTTCAATGCATGCTTCGAATAATGTGGCTATTGG CTATGACGAAGGCACCATAATGATCAAAGTTGGTAGGGAAGAGCCAGCTATTTCCATGGATGTCAATGGAGGCAAAATAATCTGGGCAAAACATTCCGAAATGCAACAAGTTAATTTGAAAGCTTTACCTGAAG GTACTGAAATGAGAGACGGTGAACGGGTTCCAGTAGTTGCCAAAGACATGGGCTCCTGTGAAATCTATCCTCAAACCATTGCACATAACCCCAACGGTAGATTCGTCGTGGTGTGTGGTGATGGAGAATACATCATTTACACGGCTATGGCCCTCAGAAACAAGGCCTTCGGCACCGCCCAGGAGTTCGTGTGGGCGTTCGACAGCTCGGAGTATGCGACGCTAGAGAACTCCAGCACAATCAAAGTTTTTAAGAACTTTAAAGAAAGAAAAAGCTTCAAGCCTGAGTATGGAGCTGAAG GGATATTTGGCGGATACATGCTAGGAGTGAAGTCGATCAGCGGAATGGCATTCTCGTTTTATGACTGGGAGCACCTGGAGTTGATAAGACG CATCGAGATCCAGCCGCGGCACGTGTACTGGTCGGAGAGCGGGTCGCTGGTGTGCCTGGCCACGGACGAGACGTACTACGTGCTGCGGCTCAACGCGGCCGTGGTCACGCGCGCGCGCGCCTCCAACACCGGCATCACTGACGACGGCATCGAGGACGCTTTCGAG GTGGTTGGTGACGTGAACGAGACAGTGAAGACAGGGCTGTGGGTGGGCGATTGTTTCATCTACACCAACTCGCTAAACAGACTGAACTACTACGTCGGTGGCGAGATCGTTACGATATCGCATCTCGACCACACCATGTACATCCTTGGATACGTCGCTAAGGAGAATAG GCTGTACTTAAACGACAAGGAGTTGAACGTGGTGTCGTACTCGCTGCTGCTGTCGGTGCTGGAGTACCAGACGGCGGTGATGCGCGGCGACTTCGAGACGGCCGACCGCGTGCTGCCCACCGTGCCGCACGAacaccgcaccagggtcgcgCACTTCCTAGAGAAACAG GGCTTCAAGCAGCAGGCGCTCGCGGTGTCGACGGAGCCGGAGCACCAGTTTGAGCTGGCGCTCGCGCTCGGCGAGCtggggcgcgcgcgcgcgctgGCCGAGGAAGCGGCAGCGGCCGAGGGCGCGCCATCCCGCACCGCGGCCGCGCGCTGGGCGCGCctcggcgccgccgccgccgcgcacgCCGACCAGGAACTAACTAAGACCTGCTACCAGAAAGCGCAGGATTATAGCGCGCTGTTGCTCTTCGCCGCGAGTACTG CCGACGAAGCACTGTTGGAAGAAGTGGCGACACTGTCGGCGGCGAGCGGCGACGACAACATCGCGTTCGCCGCCAACTTCACGCTGAACCGCCTCGACGCCTGCCTGCAGCTGCTCATCACCCGGCGACGCCTGCCCGAAGCTGCCTTCTTCGCCAG ATCATACATTCCTTCAAAGATGGTCGAGGTAGTGAAACTGTGGCGTGAGTCCGTCGGCGCCACCAACAAACGATCTGGACAGTCACTCGCTGATCCCGAGAACTACGAAAACCTGTTCCCCGAATTCGCG GAATCGTTAGAATTGGAGAGGTTTCAAAACGAGTTTGGCTTCGAGGACAGTTCACAGCTAGCGAAGTACCCGTCGAACTGGAAGCAGTGCAACATCGACCGCGACCTCGCCTCGGAGAAGGCGGCGGCGGAGCAGGCCGGGCGGTGGAAGCGGCCcgagcgcgccgccgcgccgccgcccgacgaCGACAAGCTGGCCAAGGCCGCGCAGGGACCCAGCACCGACAG TATTGCCACCAAACCGACGGATAGTACGTCTAATCACAAGGACCCCCTCGACATAATGGACGAGATCGATAAGGAGATCGACGGGATAGCGCTAGAGGACGACGAGGCTCTG GAGTTGTCGTCAGATGAGTCCAGCTTCCTCCGGTTCGATTCCTCCGATTAA